A genomic region of Janthinobacterium lividum contains the following coding sequences:
- the smc gene encoding chromosome segregation protein SMC, translating into MRLSSIKLSGFKSFVDPTNFQVPGQLVGVVGPNGCGKSNIIDAVRWVLGESKASELRGESMQDVIFNGSTHRKPAGRASVELVFDNNDGKASGQWGQYAEIAVKRTLTRDGTSTYYINGQPVRRRDIQDIFLGTGLGPRAYAIIGQGMISRIIESRPEELRVFLEEAAGVSKYKERRRETENRLQDTRENLLRVEDILRELNANLEKLEAQAAVATRFHALQADQEEKQKLLWLLRKNEAQNEQTRYFREVEQAQTDLEEQTAKLRNVELTLEQMRQAHFAVGDRLHTAQGHLYQTNAEIGSLEAQIKFVIESRARLQAQLATLTAQRDQWTQQGGEYQEQIEEAEFHLEELAAKVEQSQMMAEQKGEQLPELDAAWRAAQNKSTESRARIMQAQQQLELESAHQRNASNILASLLSRRERLQHEKNSLSLPDSSHLENLKLQLEEKQQTLEEQGFYLEEALEQQPKLEQERMEAQAQVNAETAANAQLEARLSALKQLQERVQTQGKVQPWLKKHELDTLPRLWQKLQIEAGWEAAMESILRERTSALQLSNIDWAKAFFADAPPAKLALYAPSTVAPLPMPEVAGLKPFLNLLKLNDPGLRGLLQDWLYNAYAVEDAAEALAERAKLPPGGYFVTRAGHVVTATSVRFYAADSEQEGMLGRQQEIENIGKQLRAQQLLAEEARARSVRADAAVGALTRNLSDLRLRIQQLTASVHTLQLDVVKLSEVEARFNQRSTQIGADLAEIAAQEAEQMQTKLESEEKFEQLDMELGNLQEAHEDGHTDFLQKEQRLAEAREALRDLERAAKDTEYAEKAQRAKIEELRRNIATASTQAQQVTASLQAGELELANLESGAAADGLQDLLERRTTQERALADARHELDQITQQLRLSEDARTQSERSLQPQRDKIMEMQLKEQAARLNQEQFAQQLLESGADEAVLTEKLHPDMRPSYLQGEVTRLTNAITGLGAVNLAALDELAQASERKNFLDAQNADLTEAINTLEDAIHKIDKETRDLLQDTFDKVNHHFSELFPILFGGGQAKLTMTGDEILDSGVQVMAQPPGKKNATIHLLSGGEKALTATALVFSMFRLNPAPFCLLDEVDAPLDDSNTERFCRMVKRMSDQTQFLFISHNKIAMEMAHQLIGVTMQEQGVSRIVAVDMESAANFATEAQAA; encoded by the coding sequence GTGCGTCTCTCTTCCATCAAGTTGTCGGGATTTAAGTCTTTCGTCGATCCCACCAATTTCCAGGTGCCAGGCCAGCTCGTGGGCGTGGTCGGGCCGAATGGCTGCGGCAAGTCGAACATCATCGACGCCGTGCGCTGGGTGCTGGGCGAATCGAAAGCGTCGGAACTGCGCGGCGAGTCGATGCAGGACGTCATTTTCAATGGTTCCACGCACCGCAAGCCGGCCGGCCGCGCCTCGGTCGAGCTGGTATTCGACAACAACGATGGCAAGGCCTCGGGCCAATGGGGCCAGTACGCCGAGATCGCCGTCAAGCGCACCCTGACGCGCGACGGCACGTCCACCTATTACATCAATGGCCAGCCCGTGCGCCGGCGCGACATCCAGGATATTTTCCTTGGCACGGGCCTCGGTCCGCGCGCCTACGCCATCATCGGCCAGGGCATGATTTCGCGCATCATCGAATCGCGCCCCGAAGAATTGCGCGTCTTCCTGGAAGAGGCGGCCGGCGTCTCCAAATACAAGGAACGCCGCCGCGAGACGGAAAACCGCTTGCAGGACACGCGCGAGAATTTGCTGCGCGTGGAAGACATCTTGCGCGAACTCAATGCCAACCTGGAAAAGCTGGAAGCGCAGGCGGCCGTGGCCACCCGTTTCCACGCCTTGCAGGCGGACCAGGAAGAAAAACAGAAACTGTTGTGGTTGCTGCGCAAGAACGAGGCGCAAAACGAGCAGACGCGCTATTTCCGCGAAGTGGAACAGGCGCAGACGGACCTGGAAGAGCAGACGGCCAAGCTGCGCAACGTCGAGCTGACCCTGGAGCAGATGCGCCAGGCGCACTTTGCTGTGGGCGACCGTTTGCACACGGCGCAAGGCCATCTGTACCAGACGAATGCGGAAATCGGCAGCCTGGAAGCGCAGATCAAGTTCGTCATCGAATCGCGCGCGCGCCTGCAGGCGCAGCTGGCGACCTTGACGGCCCAGCGCGACCAGTGGACGCAGCAAGGCGGCGAATACCAGGAACAGATCGAAGAGGCGGAATTTCATCTCGAAGAGCTGGCTGCCAAGGTCGAGCAATCGCAAATGATGGCGGAGCAGAAGGGCGAGCAATTGCCCGAGCTGGACGCCGCCTGGCGCGCCGCGCAAAACAAGAGCACGGAATCGCGCGCGCGGATCATGCAGGCCCAGCAGCAGCTGGAACTGGAATCGGCACACCAGCGCAACGCCTCGAACATCCTGGCCAGTCTCCTGAGCCGCCGCGAGCGCCTGCAGCATGAAAAGAACAGCCTGAGTTTGCCCGACAGCAGCCATCTGGAAAACCTGAAACTGCAGCTGGAAGAAAAGCAGCAAACGCTGGAAGAACAGGGTTTCTACCTGGAAGAGGCGCTGGAGCAGCAGCCCAAATTGGAGCAGGAACGGATGGAGGCGCAGGCGCAAGTCAATGCCGAAACAGCCGCCAACGCCCAGCTGGAAGCGCGCCTTTCCGCTTTGAAACAATTGCAGGAACGGGTACAGACCCAGGGCAAGGTTCAGCCATGGCTGAAAAAGCACGAGCTCGACACCTTGCCGCGCCTGTGGCAAAAGCTGCAGATCGAAGCGGGCTGGGAAGCGGCCATGGAATCGATCTTGCGCGAGCGCACGTCGGCCCTGCAACTGTCGAACATCGACTGGGCCAAGGCATTCTTTGCCGACGCGCCGCCGGCCAAGCTGGCCCTGTATGCGCCATCCACCGTGGCGCCGCTGCCGATGCCGGAAGTGGCGGGTCTGAAACCGTTCCTGAACTTGCTCAAACTCAATGATCCGGGCTTGCGCGGCTTGCTGCAGGATTGGCTGTACAACGCCTACGCCGTGGAAGACGCAGCCGAAGCCCTGGCCGAACGCGCAAAATTGCCGCCAGGCGGCTACTTCGTCACGCGTGCCGGTCACGTGGTCACGGCCACCAGCGTGCGCTTCTATGCGGCTGATTCGGAGCAGGAAGGCATGCTGGGCCGCCAGCAGGAAATCGAGAATATCGGCAAACAGTTGCGCGCCCAGCAATTGCTGGCCGAAGAGGCGCGCGCCCGTTCCGTACGGGCCGACGCGGCCGTGGGGGCCTTGACGCGCAACCTGTCCGACCTGCGCCTGCGCATCCAGCAACTGACGGCGTCCGTGCATACCTTGCAGCTCGACGTGGTCAAATTGTCGGAAGTGGAAGCGCGTTTCAACCAGCGCAGCACGCAGATCGGCGCCGATCTGGCCGAAATCGCCGCGCAGGAAGCGGAACAGATGCAGACCAAGCTGGAATCGGAAGAAAAATTCGAACAGCTGGACATGGAGCTGGGCAACTTGCAGGAAGCGCACGAAGACGGCCATACGGACTTCCTGCAGAAGGAACAGCGCCTGGCCGAAGCGCGCGAAGCCTTGCGCGACCTGGAGCGGGCCGCCAAGGATACGGAATACGCGGAAAAAGCCCAGCGCGCGAAGATCGAGGAGTTGCGCCGCAACATCGCTACGGCCAGTACGCAGGCCCAGCAAGTGACTGCCAGCCTGCAGGCGGGCGAACTGGAACTGGCCAACCTGGAAAGCGGCGCGGCCGCCGACGGCTTGCAGGACTTGCTCGAGCGCCGCACGACGCAGGAGCGGGCGCTGGCCGATGCGCGCCATGAGCTCGATCAGATCACGCAGCAGCTGCGCCTGTCCGAAGATGCGCGTACGCAATCGGAACGCAGTCTGCAGCCGCAGCGCGACAAGATCATGGAAATGCAGCTCAAGGAACAGGCCGCGCGCCTGAACCAGGAGCAATTCGCCCAGCAATTGCTGGAGTCGGGTGCCGATGAAGCTGTCCTGACGGAAAAATTGCACCCGGACATGCGTCCGTCGTATCTGCAGGGCGAAGTGACGCGTTTGACGAATGCCATCACGGGCCTGGGCGCCGTCAACCTGGCCGCGCTGGACGAGCTGGCGCAGGCATCCGAGCGCAAGAATTTCCTCGATGCCCAGAATGCCGACCTGACGGAAGCGATCAATACGCTGGAAGACGCGATCCACAAGATCGACAAGGAAACGCGCGACTTGCTGCAAGACACGTTCGACAAGGTCAACCATCACTTTTCCGAGCTGTTCCCGATTCTGTTCGGCGGCGGCCAGGCGAAACTGACCATGACGGGCGACGAGATTCTCGATTCCGGTGTACAAGTCATGGCGCAGCCTCCCGGCAAGAAAAATGCCACCATCCACCTGTTATCGGGTGGAGAGAAAGCGCTGACCGCGACCGCATTGGTGTTTTCCATGTTCCGCCTGAATCCGGCGCCGTTCTGCCTGCTCGACGAAGTCGATGCACCGCTGGACGATTCGAACACGGAACGCTTCTGCCGCATGGTCAAGCGCATGTCCGACCAGACCCAATTCCTTTTCATTTCGCATAACAAGATTGCGATGGAAATGGCCCATCAATTGATCGGTGTGACGATGCAGGAGCAGGGCGTATCGCGCATCGTGGCGGTGGACATGGAGTCCGCCGCAAATTTTGCAACCGAGGCACAAGCAGCATGA
- a CDS encoding cell division protein ZipA C-terminal FtsZ-binding domain-containing protein — protein sequence MTDLQITLFGAGGVFIVGVFSYNKWQEYKAKKSVERAFSTDHDDVLMREGDAPAVEAQEPVLRQEPRFDAAPAAKAEPSFGAPPAAPVPDAPVHAEPSLADADPAPAAPAAPAQQEVSAASEQATSLVDPLIDCLLPLSLEAPVRGDKILPVLQTLRLVGNKPVHFIGLHVNGDWEPITHGGVYTKMQGGVQLASRSTALNELEYSELVTRLRGVADEIGAEPEVPDMMEVMAEARNLHRFVAGHDAQLGVNLHTNGAPWAISTLLFALEKQGFDVRPDGRFVMPDGDGGYLFSLSTNVTLAEETTPRLTLLLDVPCVAPARDGFGAMVACAKALVGRLDATIVDDYNQALSDAALAEIAGQVQEFYQEMDAADIPAGSTRALRLFS from the coding sequence ATGACAGACCTTCAAATTACCTTGTTCGGCGCCGGCGGCGTCTTTATCGTCGGCGTTTTCTCGTATAACAAATGGCAGGAATACAAGGCCAAGAAAAGCGTGGAACGGGCTTTTTCCACTGACCACGACGACGTGCTGATGCGCGAGGGCGACGCCCCCGCGGTGGAAGCCCAGGAACCCGTCTTGCGCCAGGAGCCGCGCTTCGACGCGGCGCCCGCCGCCAAGGCCGAACCATCGTTCGGCGCACCGCCAGCGGCCCCCGTACCTGACGCGCCCGTGCATGCGGAACCGTCGCTGGCCGATGCCGACCCTGCACCCGCCGCTCCTGCCGCGCCGGCGCAGCAGGAAGTCAGCGCCGCCAGCGAACAGGCGACCAGCCTGGTCGACCCGCTGATCGATTGCCTGCTGCCCCTGTCGCTGGAAGCGCCCGTGCGCGGGGACAAGATCCTGCCCGTGCTGCAAACCCTGCGCCTGGTGGGTAACAAGCCCGTGCACTTCATCGGTTTGCACGTGAATGGCGACTGGGAACCGATCACGCATGGCGGTGTCTACACCAAGATGCAGGGCGGCGTGCAGCTGGCCAGCCGCAGCACGGCCTTGAATGAACTGGAATACTCGGAACTGGTCACGCGCCTGCGCGGTGTGGCCGACGAGATCGGCGCCGAGCCGGAAGTGCCCGACATGATGGAAGTGATGGCTGAAGCGCGCAATCTGCACCGTTTCGTGGCCGGTCACGATGCCCAGCTGGGCGTGAACCTGCACACGAATGGCGCGCCATGGGCCATTTCCACCTTGCTGTTCGCGTTGGAAAAACAGGGCTTTGACGTGCGTCCTGATGGCCGTTTCGTCATGCCGGACGGCGACGGCGGCTATCTGTTCTCGCTGTCGACGAATGTCACCCTGGCCGAAGAAACGACGCCACGCCTGACCCTGTTGCTGGACGTGCCATGCGTGGCGCCTGCACGCGACGGCTTCGGCGCCATGGTCGCCTGCGCCAAGGCATTGGTGGGCCGCCTGGACGCGACCATCGTCGACGATTACAACCAGGCCTTGTCCGATGCGGCGCTGGCCGAGATCGCCGGCCAGGTGCAAGAGTTTTACCAGGAAATGGACGCGGCCGACATTCCGGCCGGCTCCACCCGCGCCCTGCGTTTATTTAGCTGA
- the ligA gene encoding NAD-dependent DNA ligase LigA → MTDPINQDAAARNAAQRVLALTAELNRHLHAYHVLDNPTIPDAEYDKLFVELQALEAAHPELRTPDSPTLRVGAAPLPQFEQVTHTVPMLSLNNGFSDDDIVHFDRRVREGLDLDGAEVDYAAEVKFDGLAINLRYENGLFVQAATRGDGATGEDVTANIRTISGIPLRLHGDKIPAVLDVRGEVMMFKADFARLNERQREAGQKEFANPRNAAAGSLRQLDSRITAQRKLRFYAYGIGALDGAAMPVSHSALLDWYETLGIPVSKERKVVQGAQGLLAYYADIGARRPVLPYEIDGVVYKVNATEDQQELGFVSRAPRFALAHKFPAEEALTQVLGIDIQVGRTGAMTPVARLAPVSVGGVTVTNATLHNEDEVLRKDVRVGDTVIVRRAGDVIPEVLSVVLEKRPEPAPLPFKMLEACPVCGSHVVREEGEAIARCSGGLFCSAQRKEAFRHFAGRRMMDIEGLGERYIDTLVELEYVHGLADLYGLTLDKLLEMKVRADERDGSTPETVQQGKIPTKWAENLLAGIEASKRPPLERFLFALGIRHVGESTAKTLAEWLGSLAYVRKAPAALLRVLPDIGGTVAESIADFFAEEKNQQALQALLDAGVTPQGEHAPSAKLRTQLEQTTLLAAIGIPKLTEPRSKQLVERGVTLASLAAQGASFHAGLPAAVAESLAQWLADEGNVKLLGQLDALRNELLSQLPEMPAAGGRLDGKTFVLTGTLPNMSRDEAAELIEAAGGKVSGSVSKKTGYVVAGSDAGSKLAKAQELGVAILDEAGLLALLAQD, encoded by the coding sequence ATGACTGATCCGATCAACCAGGACGCCGCAGCGCGGAATGCCGCCCAGCGCGTCCTGGCACTCACGGCCGAACTCAATCGGCATCTGCACGCCTATCACGTGCTCGACAATCCCACCATCCCCGACGCCGAGTACGACAAGCTGTTTGTCGAACTGCAAGCGCTGGAAGCGGCCCATCCGGAACTGCGCACGCCCGATTCGCCCACCTTGCGCGTGGGCGCGGCGCCCTTGCCGCAATTTGAGCAAGTCACGCACACGGTGCCGATGCTGTCGCTGAATAATGGTTTCTCCGATGACGATATCGTCCATTTCGACCGCCGCGTGCGCGAAGGCCTGGACCTTGACGGTGCAGAGGTCGACTATGCGGCCGAAGTGAAATTCGACGGCCTGGCCATCAACCTGCGCTATGAAAACGGCCTGTTCGTGCAGGCGGCCACGCGCGGCGACGGCGCCACGGGCGAAGACGTGACGGCGAATATCCGCACCATTTCCGGCATCCCGCTGCGCCTGCATGGCGACAAGATTCCTGCCGTGCTCGACGTGCGCGGCGAAGTGATGATGTTCAAGGCCGATTTTGCCCGTTTGAACGAACGCCAGCGCGAAGCGGGGCAGAAGGAATTCGCCAACCCGCGCAACGCGGCCGCCGGCAGCCTGCGCCAGCTCGATTCGCGCATCACGGCGCAGCGCAAGCTGCGTTTCTATGCGTATGGCATCGGCGCCCTCGATGGCGCCGCCATGCCGGTGTCGCATTCGGCCTTGCTGGACTGGTACGAAACGCTGGGCATCCCCGTGTCGAAGGAGCGCAAGGTGGTGCAGGGCGCGCAGGGCTTGCTGGCATACTACGCCGATATCGGCGCGCGCCGGCCCGTCTTGCCCTACGAAATCGACGGCGTGGTCTACAAGGTGAATGCGACAGAAGACCAGCAGGAACTGGGCTTTGTGTCGCGCGCGCCGCGTTTTGCGCTGGCGCACAAGTTCCCCGCCGAAGAAGCGCTGACGCAGGTGCTGGGCATCGATATCCAGGTGGGCCGCACGGGTGCCATGACACCCGTGGCGCGCCTGGCGCCCGTGTCCGTGGGCGGCGTGACGGTAACCAACGCCACCTTGCACAATGAAGATGAAGTGCTGCGCAAGGATGTGCGCGTGGGCGACACCGTCATCGTGCGCCGCGCCGGCGACGTGATTCCCGAAGTGCTGAGCGTGGTGCTGGAAAAGCGCCCGGAACCGGCGCCGCTGCCGTTCAAGATGCTGGAAGCGTGTCCCGTCTGCGGCTCACACGTGGTGCGTGAAGAGGGCGAGGCGATTGCCCGCTGCTCGGGTGGCCTGTTCTGCTCGGCGCAGCGCAAGGAAGCGTTCCGCCATTTTGCGGGCCGCCGCATGATGGATATCGAAGGCCTGGGCGAACGTTATATCGATACCCTGGTCGAACTGGAATACGTGCATGGCTTGGCCGACTTGTACGGCCTGACCCTGGATAAACTGCTGGAAATGAAAGTGCGCGCCGACGAGCGCGACGGTTCGACGCCTGAAACAGTGCAACAAGGCAAGATTCCTACCAAGTGGGCGGAAAATCTGCTGGCCGGCATCGAGGCGAGCAAGCGCCCGCCGCTTGAACGGTTCCTGTTCGCACTGGGCATCCGCCACGTGGGAGAATCGACGGCCAAGACCCTGGCCGAATGGCTGGGCAGCCTGGCGTATGTACGCAAAGCGCCGGCGGCCTTGCTGCGCGTGCTGCCCGACATCGGCGGCACCGTGGCCGAATCGATCGCCGACTTCTTTGCGGAAGAAAAGAACCAGCAGGCGCTGCAGGCATTGCTGGATGCGGGTGTCACGCCGCAAGGCGAACATGCGCCCAGCGCCAAGCTGCGCACGCAGCTGGAACAAACCACCTTGCTGGCCGCCATCGGCATCCCGAAGCTGACGGAGCCGCGCAGCAAGCAGCTGGTGGAGCGGGGCGTGACCCTGGCCAGCCTGGCTGCGCAAGGCGCCAGCTTCCATGCGGGCTTGCCCGCCGCCGTGGCCGAATCGCTGGCGCAATGGCTGGCCGATGAGGGCAATGTCAAGCTGCTTGGTCAACTGGACGCCCTGAGAAATGAATTACTGTCACAATTGCCTGAAATGCCAGCCGCTGGCGGCAGACTGGACGGCAAGACTTTCGTCCTGACGGGCACCTTGCCCAACATGAGCCGCGACGAAGCCGCGGAGCTGATCGAGGCGGCCGGTGGCAAGGTCAGCGGTTCTGTATCGAAGAAGACAGGCTATGTCGTGGCCGGTTCGGATGCCGGCAGCAAGCTGGCCAAGGCCCAGGAGCTGGGTGTGGCCATACTCGACGAGGCTGGCTTGCTGGCTCTGCTGGCGCAGGACTAA
- the galU gene encoding UTP--glucose-1-phosphate uridylyltransferase GalU yields the protein MKKIRKAVFPVAGLGSRFLPATKAQPKEMLPIVDKPLIQYAVEEAVAAGITEMIFITGRNKRAIEDHFDTAYELESELEAAGKRQLLDMVQNVIPKHINCIYIRQSAPLGLGHAVLCARPVIGDEPFAVLLADDFMDVEEGVRPVLAQMTDVFQYENCSLLAVQDVPRAETKQYGIVSAKNYQPDLELVSAIVEKPAPEEAPSTLAVVGRYVLTSRIFNHLENIGTGAGGEIQLTDGIAALMREERVLAYRYQGQRYDCGSKLGYLKATTAMGMKHPETGAAFRTYLQELQSALEVK from the coding sequence ATGAAAAAAATCAGAAAAGCAGTTTTCCCCGTCGCCGGCCTGGGCAGCCGTTTCTTGCCAGCGACCAAGGCGCAACCGAAGGAAATGCTCCCCATCGTCGACAAGCCATTGATCCAGTACGCGGTGGAAGAAGCCGTGGCGGCCGGCATCACGGAAATGATCTTCATCACGGGCCGCAACAAGCGCGCCATCGAAGACCATTTCGATACGGCCTACGAGCTGGAGTCGGAACTGGAAGCGGCCGGCAAGCGCCAGTTGCTCGACATGGTGCAAAACGTCATTCCCAAGCACATCAATTGCATTTACATACGCCAGTCGGCGCCGCTGGGCCTGGGGCATGCCGTGCTGTGCGCCCGTCCCGTGATCGGCGACGAGCCGTTTGCCGTCTTGCTGGCCGACGATTTCATGGATGTGGAAGAGGGCGTGCGCCCCGTGCTGGCGCAGATGACCGATGTCTTCCAGTATGAAAATTGCTCGCTGCTGGCGGTGCAGGATGTGCCGCGCGCGGAAACCAAGCAGTACGGTATTGTCTCGGCAAAGAATTATCAGCCGGACCTCGAATTGGTCTCGGCCATTGTGGAAAAGCCTGCGCCCGAAGAGGCGCCATCGACCCTGGCCGTGGTGGGCCGTTATGTGCTGACCAGCCGTATCTTTAACCACCTGGAAAATATCGGCACGGGCGCCGGCGGCGAAATCCAGTTGACGGACGGCATTGCCGCCCTGATGCGCGAAGAGCGCGTGCTGGCTTACCGCTACCAGGGGCAGCGTTATGATTGTGGCTCCAAGCTAGGCTACCTGAAGGCAACGACGGCGATGGGCATGAAACATCCGGAAACGGGCGCGGCCTTCCGCACTTACTTGCAAGAACTGCAATCGGCACTGGAAGTAAAATGA
- the def gene encoding peptide deformylase, translating to MTVREILKMGDPRLLRMAEPVREFDTPELHALIADMFDTMHAANGAGLAAPQIGVNLQLVIYGFKQNLRYPDAPQVPETVLINPVLTPLSERKEEGFEGCLSVPGLRGSVPRWSELHYEGVDQFGQPISRDCDGFHARVVQHEVDHLHGILYPMRIVDFTQFGYTEVMFPELDPNDDD from the coding sequence ATGACCGTACGTGAAATCCTCAAGATGGGCGATCCGCGTTTGTTGCGCATGGCCGAGCCTGTGCGTGAATTCGACACGCCCGAATTGCATGCCTTGATCGCCGACATGTTCGACACCATGCATGCGGCCAATGGCGCGGGCCTGGCGGCGCCGCAGATCGGCGTCAACCTGCAGCTGGTGATCTACGGCTTCAAGCAAAACCTGCGCTATCCCGACGCGCCGCAAGTGCCTGAAACCGTGCTGATCAACCCTGTGCTGACGCCTTTGTCGGAACGCAAGGAAGAGGGCTTTGAAGGCTGCCTGTCCGTGCCCGGCCTGCGCGGCAGCGTGCCGCGCTGGAGTGAACTGCATTACGAAGGCGTGGACCAGTTCGGCCAGCCCATCAGCCGCGACTGCGACGGCTTCCATGCCCGCGTGGTGCAGCACGAGGTCGACCACTTGCACGGCATTCTGTATCCGATGCGTATCGTTGACTTTACCCAGTTCGGCTATACGGAAGTGATGTTTCCCGAGTTGGATCCGAACGACGACGACTAG
- a CDS encoding flagellar brake protein, whose amino-acid sequence MNDPIPNPLRKGAPSLADVAEPMAPGTKPHHMSDPWDIGETLCSLADNGDAISIYPTGGEDVIMARILSVDDDLPQFVLELNEGATLPEGGATFVSWVQSAKLQFTINGEWQAYPERPNVYLTNFPSHCLVLERRESTRLETPLGVYYLAAFVLEGRPYELQLYDFSAGGIGMRAHPRDTVGLYVGRKLSRVRLELGPNKVMIADLEIRLSRTFRSFLLGEQVQIGCRFLNLTDAMQDELKMLLDNLGSSRKVR is encoded by the coding sequence GTGAACGATCCCATTCCCAATCCCCTGCGCAAAGGCGCGCCCAGCCTGGCTGACGTGGCCGAGCCGATGGCGCCCGGCACCAAGCCGCACCATATGAGCGATCCGTGGGATATCGGCGAAACCCTGTGCAGCCTGGCTGACAATGGCGACGCCATCTCCATCTACCCGACGGGCGGCGAAGACGTCATCATGGCGCGCATCCTGTCCGTCGACGACGACTTGCCGCAATTCGTGCTGGAACTCAATGAAGGCGCTACCCTGCCCGAAGGCGGTGCCACGTTTGTATCGTGGGTGCAAAGCGCCAAGCTGCAATTCACCATCAATGGCGAATGGCAGGCGTATCCCGAGCGGCCGAACGTGTATCTGACCAACTTCCCCAGCCATTGCCTGGTGCTGGAACGGCGCGAATCGACGCGCCTGGAAACGCCGCTGGGCGTGTACTACCTGGCCGCCTTCGTGCTCGAAGGTCGTCCGTATGAATTGCAGCTGTATGATTTCTCGGCCGGCGGCATCGGCATGCGCGCCCATCCGCGCGACACGGTGGGCCTGTACGTGGGGCGCAAGCTGTCGCGCGTGCGCCTGGAACTGGGGCCAAACAAGGTCATGATCGCCGACCTGGAAATCCGCCTGTCGCGCACCTTCCGCTCCTTCCTGCTGGGAGAACAGGTGCAGATCGGCTGCCGCTTCCTGAACCTGACGGATGCCATGCAGGATGAATTAAAGATGCTGCTGGATAACTTGGGCAGCAGCCGCAAGGTACGCTAG
- a CDS encoding pseudouridine synthase, with amino-acid sequence MTEELLRLSKRMSELGLCSRREADEWIARGWVRVDGKVVSELGSKVYPSQRVTVERQAAAEQSKRVTVLINKPVGYVSGQAEDGYTPAVALIKAENRWAEDRSPEQFHPTQLRSLVAAGRLDIDSVGLLVLTQDGRVAKQLIGHDTDIDKEYLVRVSYTKGGTLPDSELKKLNHGLWLDGKPLLPAKVRWQNEDQLSFTLREGKKRQIRRMCEAVGLKVLGLKRVRIGKVKLGDLPTGQWRYLSADEQF; translated from the coding sequence ATGACCGAAGAATTATTACGCTTGTCCAAACGCATGTCCGAACTGGGCCTGTGCTCCCGCCGCGAAGCCGATGAATGGATCGCGCGCGGCTGGGTCCGTGTGGACGGCAAGGTGGTGTCCGAACTGGGCAGCAAGGTCTACCCGAGCCAGAGAGTCACCGTGGAACGCCAGGCGGCGGCCGAGCAGTCGAAGCGGGTGACCGTGCTGATCAACAAACCGGTCGGCTATGTCAGCGGCCAGGCGGAAGACGGCTACACGCCTGCCGTGGCCCTGATCAAGGCGGAAAACCGCTGGGCGGAAGACCGCAGCCCGGAACAGTTCCACCCCACGCAACTGCGCAGCCTGGTGGCGGCCGGCCGACTGGACATCGATTCCGTCGGCTTGCTGGTCCTGACGCAGGACGGCCGCGTGGCCAAGCAGCTGATCGGCCACGATACCGATATCGACAAGGAATACCTGGTGCGCGTGAGCTACACCAAGGGCGGCACCCTGCCCGACAGCGAACTGAAAAAGCTCAACCACGGTCTGTGGCTCGACGGCAAGCCGCTGTTGCCGGCCAAGGTGCGCTGGCAAAACGAAGACCAGCTGAGCTTTACCCTGCGCGAAGGCAAGAAACGCCAGATCCGCCGCATGTGCGAAGCCGTGGGCCTGAAAGTGCTGGGCCTGAAACGCGTGCGCATCGGCAAGGTCAAGCTGGGCGACTTGCCGACAGGCCAATGGCGTTACCTGAGCGCGGACGAACAATTTTAA